In a single window of the Anguilla rostrata isolate EN2019 chromosome 4, ASM1855537v3, whole genome shotgun sequence genome:
- the rad23ab gene encoding RAD23 homolog A, nucleotide excision repair protein b, whose product MLTITLKTLQQQTFKIQIDEELTVKALKEKIEAEKGPDTYPASGQKLIYAGKILNDDIPLKEYKIDEKNFVVVMVSKAKPAAPAQPPAQVAPPPAAVSAPLPDVAPAAPAPSSAPATTTTPAPAPTSVPAPATAPTPAPTPTSSEERPAVETGPEASTPPAAPAGGAAPALSAPTLPDTPAEDKPQEEPQEQPLATPPALSSSSIVDDLSLLEEAASILVTGQAYENLVTEIMSMGYEREQVIAALRASYNNPDRAVEYLLMGIPAEPDLPPREVARPPPATNPPAPVTEGPQPPPAASSTVSSTSSPASGNPLEFLRNQPQFQQMRQIIQQNPALLPALLQQLGRDNPQLLQQITQHQERFVQMLNEPHGGEVGGEEAEGQGASQTNYIQVTPQEKEAIERLKALGFPEGLVIQAYFACEKNENLAANFLLQQNFDDE is encoded by the exons ATGTTGACGATCACGCTAAAAACTCTCCAACAGCAAACGTTTAAGATACAGATAGACGAAGAGCTTACG GTGAAAGCCCTGAAGGAGAAGATTGAGGCAGAGAAGGGACCGGACACATATCCAGCCTCAGGGCAGAAGCTTATCTATGCAG GCAAAATCTTAAATGATGACATACCCttaaaagaatacaaaatagATGAGAAGAATTTTGTCGTGGTTATGGTATCAAAG gcaaaaccagcagcacctgcacagCCTCCTGCGCAggtggctccgcctcctgctgcGGTCAGTGCGCCACTACCTGACGTAGCTCCTGCCGCCCCTgctccctcctccgcccctgcTACGACAACCACCCCTGCTCCAGCTCCTACCTCTGTCCCTGCTCCAGCaactgcccccacccctgcccccacccccacatcatCAGAAGAGCGTCCTGCTGTTGAAACCGGGCCTGAGGCCTCCACTCCACCAGCagcgccagcagggggcgctgctccAGCACTgtccgcccccaccctcccagaTACTCCTGCAGAGGACAAGCCCCAGGAGGAGCCTCAGGAACAACCACTGGCCACACCaccagccctctcctcctccag CATTGTAGATGACCTGAGCCTTTTAGAAGAAGCGGCATCGATACTGG TTACAGGGCAGGCTTATGAGAACTTGGTGACGGAAATAATGTCTATGGGGTATGAAAGAGAACAAGTCATTGCAGCGCTACGAGCAAGCTACAATAACCCTGACAGAGCAGTGGAGTACCTTCTCATG GGGATTCCTGCTGAGCCCGACCTGCCCCCCCGGGAGGtagcccgcccccctccagcgACGAACCCCCCTGCTCCTGTTACAGAaggcccccagccccctccagCAGCCAGCA GCACGGTGTCCTCCACCTCATCGCCGGCGTCTGGGAACCCCCTCGAGTTCCTGAGGAACCAGCCGCAGTTCCAGCAGATGCGACAGATCATCCAGCAGAACCCGGCGCTCCTGCCCGCTCTGCTCCAGCAGCTAGGCAGAGACAACCCCCAGCTGCTCCAG caaATCACCCAGCACCAGGAGCGATTTGTGCAGATGCTGAATGAACCCCAcggtggggaggtgggaggggaagAAGCAGAGGGCCAGGGAGCATCACAGACAAACTACATCCAGGTTACTCCACAAGAGAAAGAGGCCATCGAAAGG
- the calr3a gene encoding calreticulin 3a: MQVAVALFAVLLAGFSADATVYFKEQFLDGDAWSSRWLESKHKSDYGKWKLTSGKFFGDAEKDKGLQTSQDARFYAVSSRFEPFSNEGKPLVIQFTVKHEQKIDCGGGYVKVFPADLDQADMHGDSQYYIMFGPDICGYSTKKVHVIFNYKGKNHLIKKEIKCKDDEMTHLYTLILQPDQTYEVKIDNEKVESGSLEEDWDFLPSKTIKDPEAKKPEDWDDRAKIDDPEDSRPEDWDKPENIPDPDAKKPDDWDEEMDGEWEPPMIPNPEYKGEWRPKQIDNPNYKGVWVHPEIDNPEYTPDSSIYKFDSIGVLGLDLWQVKSGTIFDNFLITDDVKTAEEFGTETWGATKEPEKKMKEKQEEEERKQTEEEKSKKDEDDDDDDDEGEDEEEEEGEGEEEDTTEEPSPTEDEEDELSPKEVKDEL; the protein is encoded by the exons ATGCAGGTAGCTGTAGCATTATTTGCGGTACTTTTAGCCGGATTCTCTGCCGACGCTACCGTTTACTTTAAAGAACAATTTCTCGATGGAG ATGCATGGAGCAGTCGCTGGCTGGAATCCAAACACAAATCAGACTACGGGAAGTGGAAACTGACCTCTGGAAAGTTCTTTGGGGATGCTGAGAAAGATAAAG GTCTCCAAACCAGCCAGGATGCCCGATTCTACGCTGTTTCTTCCCGCTTTGAGCCTTTCAGTAATGAAGGCAAGCCGCTTGTGATCCAGTTCACTGTCAAACATGAACAGAAGATTGACTGCGGGGGTGGGTATGTCAAGGTCTTCCCTGCAGACTTGGATCAGGCTGACATGCATGGAGACTCCCAGTACTACATCATGTTTG GGCCTGATATCTGTGGCTACAGCACAAAGAAGGTTCACGTCATCTTTAACTACAAAGGCAAGAATCATCTCATAAAGAAGGAAATCAAGTGCAAG GATGATGAGATGACACACCTTTACACTCTCATCCTGCAACCTGACCAAACCTATGAGGTCAAAATTGACAATGAGAAGGTGGAGTCGGGGTCCCTGGAGGAAGACTGGGACTTTTTGCCCTCAAAAACGATCAAAGACCCAGAGGCAAAGAAGCCAGAGGACTGGGATGACCGTGCCAAAATTGATGACCCTGAGGACAGCAGACCAGAG GACTGGGACAAGCCAGAGAACATTCCGGATCCTGATGCCAAAAAGCCTGACGACTGGGATGAGGAAATGGATGGTGAATGGGAGCCACCCATGATCCCTAATCCAGAGTACAAG gggGAGTGGAGACCGAAACAGATTGATAATCCCAACTACAAAGGAGTTTGGGTCCATCCTGAAATTGATAACCCCGAGTACACACCCGATTCCTCCATTTACAAGTTTGACAGCATTGGAGTATTGGGACTGGACCTGTGGCAA GTGAAGTCTGGCACCATCTTTGACAATTTCCtcatcactgatgatgtaaaaACTGCAGAAGAGTTTGGAACTGAGACATGGGGAGCTACCAag GagccagaaaagaaaatgaaagagaaacaagaggaagaagagaggaaacagacagaagaggagaagagtaagaaggatgaagatgatgatgacgatgacgatgaaggggaagatgaggaggaggaggagggagagggagaggaagaggataCAACTGAAGAGCCCAGTCCAACggaagatgaggaagatgaaCTTTCACCCAAAGAAGTAAAAGATGAACTCTAA
- the chmp2a gene encoding charged multivesicular body protein 2a has product MEFLFGKRKTPEEMLRQNQRALNRAMRDLDRERQKLEQQEKKIIADIKKMAKQGQMDAVKIMAKDLVRTRRYVKKFIMMKANIQAVSLKIQTLKSNNSMAQAMKGVTKAMATMNRQLKLPQIQKIMMEFERQSEIMDMKEEMMNDAIDDAMGDEDDEEESDAVVSQVLDELGLNLSDELSNLPSTGGSLSVAGGKKAEPQAALADADADLEERLNNLRRD; this is encoded by the coding sequence ATGGAGTTCCtatttggaaagagaaagacCCCGGAAGAAATGCTGAGGCAGAACCAGAGAGCCCTGAATCGAGCCATGAGAGATCTCGACCGAGAGAGACAGAAGCTGGAGCAACAGGAGAAGAAAATCATTGCAGACATCAAGAAAATGGCTAAACAGGGCCAGATGGATGCAGTGAAGATAATGGCCAAGGATCTTGTTCGCACCAGGCGCTATGTCAAGAAGTTCATCATGATGAAGGCAAACATTCAAGCTGTCAGCTTGAAGATTCAGACACTGAAGTCCAACAACAGTATGGCGCAAGCAATGAAGGGAGTCACCAAGGCTATGGCAACCATGAACAGACAGTTGAAGCTGCCGCAGATTCAGAAGATCATGATGGAGTTTGAGCGACAGAGTGAAATCATGGACATGAAAGAAGAGATGATGAATGATGCGATCGATGATGCCATGGGAGATGAAGATGACGAGGAAGAAAGCGATGCAGTTGTCTCCCAGGTATTGGATGAACTTGGTTTGAATCTGTCTGATGAACTGTCAAACCTACCATCCACGGGGGGTAGTCTCTCAGTTGCTGGTGGAAAGAAGGCTGAACCGCAAGCAGCGCTGGCCGACGCAGATGCTGACCTGGAGGAGAGACTTAACAACCTCagaagagactga